In Candidatus Contubernalis alkalaceticus, the genomic window GGATGGAGGATTCCTCGGTGATAGTGCCGCTGTCGGACAGCACCACATAAGCATTTTTCTGCAGCTTTACGTAATCAAAAAATCCCAGAGGTTTTAGCAGTTCCACCTGGGGAGGAAAGGTCACTTCTCCCGCTTCAATCCGATTTCGGGTTCGGGGATGGGTGGAGACGATGATTCTTTTTCCATGTTGGACGGCCAGGGATTTTAGAATTTCCACCAGCTTTTGAAAATTTAGGTCTGAATCAATATTTTCCTCCCGGTGGGCGCTGACCACAAAATAGTCATAAGGTTTTAGGGCAAGGTTTTTTAGCGCTGAGGATCCCTCAATCCTGTCCCGGTAATGAGTAAGCACCTCAAACATGGGGCTACCGGTCTTAATAATCCGATCCGCAGGAAGCCCCTCCCGCAGCAGGTACTCCCGGGCGATATCGCTGTATGTAAGGTTGATGTCACTGATATGGTCGACAATTTTTCGATTGGTCTCCTCCGGCACCCTCTGGTCGAAACAGCGGTTTCCCGCCTCCATATGAAAGATGGGAATTTTCCGTCTCTTGGCCGGAAGCACCGAGAGACAGCTGTTGGTATCCCCTAACACCAGCAGAGCTTCCGGTTTTTCCTTTTCCAACACGGTATCAATGTTGATAATAGTCTGCCCAATGGTGCCGGCAGGGGAACTTCCCGCAGCATTAAGAAAATAATCTGGTTTTTTTACCTCCAGGTCCTTAAAAAAAATCTCATTTAATTCATAGTCATAATTCTGACCGGTGTGAACCAGCAGATGATGGGTATACTTTTCCAGCAGGGCCAGCACCCGGGAAAGCCGAATTATTTCCGGCCGGGTACCCACCACGGTCATAACTTTCATTTTTTTCATATGCTAAACCTCACAATAGTATGTATCAGGATTTTCCGGGTCAAAGATCTGGTTGGCCCAGAACAAAACAATCATTTCTCCCCGGGTTAAATTTTCGATTGCGTGGGTATATCCCGGGGGAATATCTACCACTTCGGGTTTATCCCCGGAAACTTCATAGGACAAAACTTCCTCTTCATCTAATTTCCTGAACTTAATCACAGCTTCACCCTTGATGACGCAGAACTTTTCTACCTTAGTGTGGTGGTAGTGATTTCCCCGCATAACCCCTTCATGGGAACTGGATACAAAAATTTGCCCAAAGGATTCAGATTTAACTACCTCCGCCAGGCTGCCCCGTTGATCAGTTTTTAAATCTAAGGCCCGGGAAAAATCTTTTTTATCCAGGAAAGATAGATAAGTGGCATAAAGACAGCGGGTCAAATCATGTGAAAAATCCGGCACCGTAAGCTTTTCCCGATTATCCCGGATATGGTAAAGCTGTTGGGCCAATTCCCCCAGAGTGAGGCAAAAAGTCCTGGGGACAGTGAAAAACCCTTCCTCTGCCGCTTTTACTGCCGGGGCACCCTCTCCCCCGATAAGCTTTTCAGACAGAATTCCGGTAAAAGCCTTAACTACATCATCAATATAAACCAGCTCCAGCTGATTATTGGGGTCTGATATGGTGATGGGCAGCCCACGGCAGATGTTATAGCAGAAGGTGGCCACCACCGAGTTGTAATTGGGCCTGGACCATTTCCCAAAAACATTGGGAAGGCGGTATATATAAACTTGTGCGCCGGATTCCTCCCGGTATTTAAGGAGGGTATCCTCCGCCTGTTTTTTGCTTTTTCCGTAGGGATTATCTTTTAGAGCCTGGATGGAGGAGGAAAAAACAATGTCGGGCTTTAGATTATTTTTTCCCAGTATATCCACTATGGTTTCTGTTAAGCCGGCATTGCCTGTTTCAAATTCTTCAGGGTTTTCCGGGCGATTTATGCCCGCCAGGTGATACACCAGGTCAGCCTGCTGCAGATAACCTTCTAATTCTTCCGGTTTATTTTTCCGAGAAAAGGTTAT contains:
- the wecB gene encoding non-hydrolyzing UDP-N-acetylglucosamine 2-epimerase, coding for MKKMKVMTVVGTRPEIIRLSRVLALLEKYTHHLLVHTGQNYDYELNEIFFKDLEVKKPDYFLNAAGSSPAGTIGQTIINIDTVLEKEKPEALLVLGDTNSCLSVLPAKRRKIPIFHMEAGNRCFDQRVPEETNRKIVDHISDINLTYSDIAREYLLREGLPADRIIKTGSPMFEVLTHYRDRIEGSSALKNLALKPYDYFVVSAHREENIDSDLNFQKLVEILKSLAVQHGKRIIVSTHPRTRNRIEAGEVTFPPQVELLKPLGFFDYVKLQKNAYVVLSDSGTITEESSILNFPALNIREAHERPEGMEEASVMMTGLEINRIQQALEILADQPRGEERLLQPVSDYDVPKVSEKVVRIILSYTDYVNRNVWRKLM
- a CDS encoding polysaccharide biosynthesis C-terminal domain-containing protein, translated to MKTVLVTGADGFMGRNLKLGLEQYEDLKIITFSRKNKPEELEGYLQQADLVYHLAGINRPENPEEFETGNAGLTETIVDILGKNNLKPDIVFSSSIQALKDNPYGKSKKQAEDTLLKYREESGAQVYIYRLPNVFGKWSRPNYNSVVATFCYNICRGLPITISDPNNQLELVYIDDVVKAFTGILSEKLIGGEGAPAVKAAEEGFFTVPRTFCLTLGELAQQLYHIRDNREKLTVPDFSHDLTRCLYATYLSFLDKKDFSRALDLKTDQRGSLAEVVKSESFGQIFVSSSHEGVMRGNHYHHTKVEKFCVIKGEAVIKFRKLDEEEVLSYEVSGDKPEVVDIPPGYTHAIENLTRGEMIVLFWANQIFDPENPDTYYCEV